A stretch of the Spirochaetota bacterium genome encodes the following:
- the rpsT gene encoding 30S ribosomal protein S20 — translation MPNKKFAEKRDRQSKKRRLRNRMLKKLIKTQFKKILNLVKEGKKSDAIQAYNFYQKICDKAVKNNVLHKNGAARRKSRAARILKSIEK, via the coding sequence GTGCCTAACAAAAAGTTTGCTGAAAAGAGAGATAGACAAAGCAAAAAAAGAAGACTAAGGAATAGGATGCTTAAAAAACTTATAAAAACTCAATTTAAAAAAATTTTAAATTTAGTTAAAGAAGGTAAAAAGAGTGATGCAATTCAAGCATACAATTTTTATCAAAAAATTTGTGATAAAGCAGTTAAAAATAATGTTTTGCATAAAAATGGTGCTGCTAGAAGGAAAAGCAGAGCTGCAAGAATATTAAAAAGTATTGAAAAATAG
- a CDS encoding HU family DNA-binding protein: MVKIIKKDLIEEVFARTNNVNKIVVKDIIDKLFNVIVEKLNNEDELNIEIRGFAIIKKRKVKSRKVYNFKEKKIIKSKRNYKISIKPAKEIKL, from the coding sequence ATGGTTAAAATAATAAAAAAGGATTTAATAGAGGAGGTTTTTGCCAGAACAAATAATGTTAATAAAATAGTAGTTAAAGATATTATTGATAAATTATTTAATGTTATTGTTGAAAAATTAAATAATGAAGATGAACTTAATATTGAAATAAGAGGCTTTGCTATTATCAAAAAAAGAAAAGTAAAGAGTAGGAAAGTTTATAATTTTAAAGAAAAGAAAATTATTAAATCTAAAAGAAATTATAAGATTAGTATTAAGCCAGCGAAAGAAATAAAATTATAG
- a CDS encoding response regulator transcription factor: protein MYKIVIVDDNWETCELFKVMLENLEIFKVVAFESGESFLEFIKDGENFDVAIIDLDLPDVHGFDLIKNLRENFSITLPIIVITGFGDSNHKFKALSLGADDYIVKPINMFEVVLKISNFVKKKIFIEEILNREEIIREKATMLNMFVEFIKNQLYQPMEEFLIKIKEIKDNKNLEKKFEESFNFLNQLDNKLIETMKKIEGVLNIYNDKKNEIETRKKKLQSLAEIEEVIDLNIKNNIFRKN from the coding sequence ATGTATAAGATTGTTATAGTTGATGACAATTGGGAAACATGCGAACTATTTAAGGTAATGTTAGAAAATTTAGAGATATTTAAAGTTGTAGCTTTTGAGAGTGGAGAATCTTTTTTAGAATTTATTAAAGATGGGGAAAATTTTGATGTAGCAATAATAGATCTTGATTTGCCAGATGTACATGGTTTTGATTTAATTAAAAATTTGAGGGAAAATTTTAGCATTACATTACCAATTATTGTAATAACTGGTTTTGGCGATTCGAATCATAAATTTAAAGCTTTAAGTCTTGGAGCTGATGATTATATTGTAAAACCTATCAATATGTTTGAAGTTGTTTTAAAAATAAGTAATTTTGTTAAAAAGAAAATATTTATAGAAGAAATCTTAAATAGAGAAGAGATTATTAGAGAAAAAGCAACTATGCTTAATATGTTTGTAGAATTTATCAAAAATCAGCTTTATCAACCTATGGAGGAGTTTCTAATAAAAATTAAAGAAATAAAAGATAATAAAAATTTAGAAAAAAAGTTTGAAGAAAGTTTTAATTTTTTAAATCAACTTGATAATAAATTGATAGAAACTATGAAGAAAATAGAGGGAGTTTTAAATATTTATAATGATAAAAAGAATGAAATAGAAACTAGAAAGAAAAAGTTGCAAAGCCTTGCAGAAATAGA